In Plasmodium falciparum 3D7 genome assembly, chromosome: 13, the following are encoded in one genomic region:
- a CDS encoding ABC transporter B family member 6, putative, translating to MRSFYNKCFTNKLISAHSLFCQHVSTLKNNKKECFEDVKRSNRISDEFYSSFLYHSYIENLKSTKEYVYFIYLQDIYYNINIFKNKGRLYISNNGLCNDKLKDNNNNNNINSNNFGNSYNAYTKKKSFYHSFNDLNEAKEIRKKRKNEKSEKNIVEYLLCNIINPNENYHIQNIYNHNLNNNVSIEIHKKNDSVMYHYNNEKKTKTSKMTTDIKLKQINNVYIKYVPYKNKIITLACPNKYYPTLYRYFSSHTNKKEDAEENDKNKNININNVDNRYKEDFMYGCENKNDSEKHKKTTNNNFGDEFEKLKVKELDKILNKLEMLYDNKNNKMNINVKILGYIFKNFLLKNKELKRKIFCSLFFLLCSKMAIIYTPILLSTFIENVNLQKSLSNNIDIYSTNKSSVLLLCAYVFSRVLSSTMNELRNSVFSNISQKISTFVSKLFFYKIHNLNLTYILSKKNGELSFIFNRGCKSITNLLNVMVFQIIPIIIEFILYLYILTYKIHYTVSLVTCFNMFLYVLFTTLITKRRTIIRKHMNKAEQNTFNIFLDSIQNVEQVKYYTNEIHELKKFIKEQKKYEKEAINVQKSLSFLNFGQQIILNTNLFLCMYLTYLNIANDIFPFSYLILVNTLLFQLAMPLNMFGTIYRETKLSLVDIESMIKILVKKIKSPDYGNQMLIKNGNIKFENVYFKYPLNEDINGLEQNYQAKEKDPNIINNINNINNINNINNINNINSINNIYTFESNVKNISSTNMITSSINKLKKWYLDKVKDNKKNVQYNNNDVKKTNPNITKNLNKEIKENINTHLKNHKIINNSPNYNNNNYLFQNFTCNIENGEKVAIIGKSGSGKSSLIKLLLKFYEVNSGNIYIDNKNIDDIDLYTLRKNISVVPQDTILFNNTISYNIKYGNFQCTDKQMIQASIKAELHDKIMKMENKYDTIVGERGTKLSIGEKQRICIARCFLKDSKIIVLDEHASNLDNENKKAIEKALTKLCMGKTTFIITHVMENLKHMDKIIFFCGKNIYVGSHKNLMDDNHFYREYYDSKNNKML from the coding sequence atgcgcagtttttataataaatgttttacgaataaattaatatctGCACATTCATTATTTTGTCAACATGTATcaactttaaaaaataataaaaaagaatgttTTGAAGATGTAAAGAGAAGTAATAGAATAAGCGATGAATTCTATTCATCATTTCTATACCACTCTTATATAGAAAATTTGAAAAGTACAAAggaatatgtatattttatatatttgcaagatatatattataacataaatatttttaagaacAAAGGGAggttatatatttcaaataatgGTTTATGcaatgataaattaaaagataataataataataataatattaatagtaataattttgGTAATTCTTATAATGCTTATACTAAGAAGAAAAGTTTTTATCATTCCTTTAATGACCTCAATGAAGCAaaagaaataagaaaaaaaagaaaaaatgaaaaaagtgaaaaaaatattgtagAATATTtgttatgtaatataatcaatccaaatgaaaattatcatatacaaaatatatataaccataatttgaataataatgtaagtatagaaatacataaaaaaaatgatagtgtaatgtatcattataataatgaaaaaaagacAAAGACGTCTAAGATGACAACGGATATTAAGTTGAAACAGATCAATAATGTGTACATAAAGTATGTTCCttacaaaaacaaaataataacactAGCATGTCCTAATAAATATTACCCTACCTTATACAGATATTTTAGTTCACATACAAATAAGAAAGAAGACGcagaagaaaatgataaaaataaaaatataaatataaacaatgttGATAATAGGTATAAGGAAGATTTTATGTATGGgtgtgaaaataaaaatgattccGAAAAACATAAGAAgacaacaaataataattttggtgatgaatttgaaaaattaaaagttaAAGAATTAGACAAAATCTTAAACAAACTTGAAAtgttatatgataataaaaataataaaatgaatataaatgttaaaatattaggatatatatttaaaaattttttattaaaaaataaagaattgaaaagaaaaatattttgttccttattctttttattatgttccaAAATggctataatatatactccGATATTATTATCCACATTTATTGAAAATgtaaatttacaaaaaagtttaagtaataatatagatatatatagtacTAATAAAAGtagtgtattattattatgtgctTATGTCTTTTCTCGAGTATTATCATCTACTATGAATGAATTAAGAAATAGTGTTTTTAGTAATATTAGTCAAAAAATTTCTACATTTGTAagcaaattatttttttataaaatacataatttaaatttaacatatatcttatcaaaaaaaaatggagaattatcatttatttttaatagagGATGTAAAAGTAtaacaaatttattaaatgttaTGGTATTTCAAATAATACCTATAATTATAGAATTTATtctttatctatatatattaacgtataaaatacattataCTGTTTCACTTGTTACATGTTTTAATATGTTTCTTTATGTACTGTTCACTACATTGATTACTAAAAGGAGAACTATTATTAGAAAACATATGAATAAAGCGGAGCAAAATAcattcaatatatttttagatTCTATACAAAATGTCGAACaagtaaaatattatacaaatgaaatacatgaattaaaaaaatttataaaagaacaaaaaaaatatgaaaaagaagcTATCAATGTTCAAAAGTCTTTGTCTTTCCTAAATTTTGGGCaacaaattattttaaatacaaACCTgtttttatgtatgtatctAACCTATCTAAATATTGCAAATGATATTTTCCCATTTAGTTATTTAATATTAGTAAATACATTACTATTTCAGCTAGCTATGCCATTAAATATGTTCGGAACCATATATAGGGAAACCAAGTTAAGTTTAGTAGATATTGAAtcgatgataaaaatattagtaaaaaaaattaaatcacCTGATTATGGAAATCAAATGCTcataaaaaatggaaatattaaatttgaaaatgtttattttaaGTATCCTttaaatgaagatataaatgGATTAGAGCAAAATTATCAAGCTAAAGAAAAGGATCcgaacataataaataacatcaataatattaataatatcaataatattaataatatcaataatattaatagtattaataatatatatacgttTGAAAGTAATGTGAAGAATATCTCAAGTACTAATATGATAACATCttctattaataaattaaaaaaatggtaTTTAGATAAAGTaaaggataataaaaaaaatgtacagtataataataatgacgttaaaaaaacaaatccAAATATTACGAAAAATTTAaacaaagaaataaaagaaaatataaatacacatttaaaaaatcataaaattataaataattctcctaattataataataataattatttatttcaaaatTTTACATGTAATATTGAAAATGGAGAAAAGGTTGCTATTATAGGGAAAAGTGGTTCAGGAAAAAGTAGTttgataaaattattattaaaattttatgaagTAAATAgtggtaatatatatattgataataaaaatattgatgaTATTGATCTTTATactttaagaaaaaatataagtgtCGTACCACAAGatactatattatttaataatactatttcatataatataaaatatggaaatTTTCAATGTACAGATAAACAAATGATTCAAGCTTCAATTAAAGCAGAATTACAtgataaaattatgaaaatggaaaataaatatgatactATTGTAGGAGAAAGAGGTACAAAGCTATCCATCGGAGAGAAACAAAGAATATGTATAGCAAGGTGCTTTTTAAAAGATTCAAAAATTATCGTCCTAGATGAACATGCAAGTAATCtagataatgaaaataaaaaagctATAGAAAAGGCTCTAACCAAATTATGTATGGGGAAAAcaacatttattattacacaTGTAATGGAAAACCTAAAACATATGgacaaaattatatttttctgtggaaaaaatatatatgtgggaAGCCACAAAAATCTCATGGATGATAATCACTTCTATAGAGAATATTACGACtcaaagaataataaaatgttataa
- a CDS encoding U3 small nucleolar RNA-associated protein 15, putative produces MSFFPPVELIRKKNKLIKVNNDYSFEFNVLKSGKEKASIKSISICSIYIAIAYNNTIIFNNLKGEQLDKKYQCRENVSKLKFRDEKMLGVGLENGEIELIGMFCYDRIKTFKGHKSSINDLIFSNNFQSLYTCSRDFTIKIWNIWQGICEHTIDYHMDNITSLILYNNNDTDYLISSSYDGFIYFYDIIKKKHTNKLEIQEPIECIYIFEKEYLILSVRNVIKFYSITNFKYIKDIVISTKTIFYINSFKKYIVASSLDMSIYFIDPFYKNTEEIKIVCIVNYSNHPKSFDIYNDIIALGEIDGTWSIELYHKKEKLHKNKKKSKFNKIYYEDEKFVYTDNNVNLMIKKFKYNDALMYIIKNDPQSTMSLLDYFSKHKVLTAACRTFCVDRAISILIFLRKKFVVDVLMFEFFFSFFSANKWILTTKDKRILEELQLLKKGFLNVKRYMKYYNHLKDIADCLRN; encoded by the exons atgtcgTTTTTTCCACCAGTTgaattaataagaaaaaagaataagCTGATCAAGGTGAATAATGATTATTCATTTGAATTTAATGTATTGAAAAGTGGAAAGGAGAAAGCTAGTATTAAGTCTATAAGTATATGCAGTATATATATTGCCATTGCTTACAATAATACA ATCATTTTTAACAATTTGAAAGGCGAACAGttagataaaaaatatcaGTGTAGAGAAAATGTaagtaaattaaaatttcGAGATGAAAAAATGTTAGGAGTAGGTCTGGAAAATGGAGAAATTGAATTGATTGGTATGTTTTGTTATGATAGAATAAAAACTTTTAAGGGACATAAATCGTCAATTaatgatttaatttttagtAATAATTTTCAGAGCTTATATACATGTTCACGTGATTTTACAATAAAGATTTGGAATATATGGCAAGGTATTTGTGAACATACCATAGATTAtcatatggataatataacatccctgattttatataataataatgatacagATTATTTAATAAGTTCAAGTTATGATGGattcatatatttctatgatattattaaaaagaaacatacaaataaattagaAATACAAGAACCTATtgaatgtatttatatttttgaaaaggaatatttaattttatcagttcgaaatgttataaaattttattcaataacaaattttaaatatattaaagatatTGTTATTTCAACAAAAACgatcttttatattaatagttttaaaaaatatattgtcgCATCGAGTTTAGATATgtccatatattttatagacCCCTTTTACAAAAACACggag GAAATCAAAATCGTATGTATTGTTAATTATAGCAATCACCCTAAGTCTtttgatatttataatgatattatagCCCTTGGAGAGat TGATGGTACATGGTCTATTgaattatatcataaaaaagagaaactacacaagaataaaaagaagagtaaatttaataaaatatattatgag GATGAAAAATTTGTTTATACtgataataatgtaaatctTATGATTAAAAAGTTTAAATATAACGACGCCCTAATGTATATCATAAAGAATGa TCCTCAAAGTACCATGTCTTTACTTGATTATTTCTCCAAACATAAAGTTTTGACAGCTGCTTGTAGAACGTTTTGTGTTGATAGAGCTATAagcattttaatttttctaagAAAAAAGTTTGTAGTCGATGTGTTAATGttcgaattttttttttcttttttta gtGCAAACAAATGGATTTTGACAACAAAAGATAAACGTATTCTTGAAGAATTACAGTTATTGAAAAAa GGTTTTCTTAACGTGAAAAggtatatgaaatattataaccATTTGAAAGATATAGCTGATTGTTTAAGGAATTGA